In a single window of the Bacteroides acidifaciens genome:
- the susG gene encoding alpha-amylase SusG, with product MNKHLHFLSLLWLSMLMAFMTACSDDKNITDPAPEPEPPVEGQWTALTASPDTWDETKRADISYQLLVYSFADSNGDGYGDLNGITQKLDYLNQLGVKALWLSPIHPCMSYHGYDVTDYTKVNPLLGTESDFDRLVTEAHNRGIKIYLDYVMNHTGIDHPWFTQACSSSESPYRNYYSFSEAPKTDIAAGKIAMITQEGAAGYNAAEWFQVSDEAAAVKGLLKFTLDWSNASSPILVVSTGTEADEDNPDTGIDNAKYLYYGDGICKKFYDKGNNIYELTVDFESTWGLLIRTSNASSWPSGTKYGASSSSEKLALNKDFKLTNAGNPANILFDSQQLTYFHSHFRTDWFADLNYGPVDQAGKSPTYQAIADAAKGWIARGVDGLRLDAVKHIYHSETSEENPRFLKMFYEDMNAYYKQKGHTDDFYMVGEVLSEYDKVAPYYKGLPALFEFSFWYRLEWGINNSTGCYFAKDILSYQQKYANYRNDYIEATKLSNHDEDRTSSKLGKSADKCKLAAAVLLTSAGHPYIYYGEELGLYGTKDNGDEYVRSPMLWGDSYTTNYTDKTDATVSKNVKTVAEQQADTHSLLNIYLSLTRLRNTYPALAEGSMTKHSVYNESQEKNYKPIAAWYMTKDNEKLLVIHNFGGTAMQLPLTDKIEKVLFVNGEAQQNTDSDSYTLRLGGYASVVFKLIN from the coding sequence ATGAATAAACATCTCCACTTTTTATCTCTTTTGTGGTTATCAATGCTCATGGCATTCATGACCGCTTGCAGCGATGACAAAAATATCACCGACCCTGCTCCGGAACCCGAACCGCCCGTCGAAGGACAATGGACCGCACTTACCGCCTCTCCCGACACATGGGACGAGACCAAACGGGCAGACATCTCCTACCAGTTACTGGTCTATTCCTTCGCCGACAGCAACGGAGACGGATATGGAGACCTGAATGGCATCACCCAAAAGCTGGACTATCTCAACCAGCTGGGCGTGAAAGCCCTCTGGCTCTCTCCCATCCACCCCTGTATGTCTTATCACGGATATGACGTCACAGACTACACCAAAGTCAATCCGCTACTCGGCACAGAAAGCGACTTCGACCGCCTGGTTACGGAAGCCCACAACCGGGGCATCAAGATTTATCTGGACTACGTAATGAACCACACCGGCATAGACCACCCGTGGTTTACCCAAGCCTGTTCATCATCCGAAAGTCCGTATCGCAATTATTATTCATTCTCCGAAGCCCCCAAAACAGATATCGCAGCAGGCAAAATCGCCATGATCACCCAAGAAGGGGCAGCCGGATACAATGCCGCAGAATGGTTTCAGGTTTCTGACGAGGCCGCTGCCGTGAAAGGACTGCTGAAATTTACACTGGACTGGAGCAACGCATCTTCTCCCATCCTTGTCGTTTCTACAGGAACCGAAGCAGACGAGGATAATCCGGACACAGGCATCGACAACGCCAAATACTTATACTACGGAGACGGCATCTGCAAAAAGTTTTATGACAAAGGAAACAACATCTATGAACTCACCGTCGACTTTGAGTCCACTTGGGGGCTTCTAATCCGTACCAGCAATGCTTCTTCCTGGCCATCCGGAACAAAATACGGCGCCTCTTCCTCGTCCGAGAAACTCGCACTGAACAAGGATTTCAAACTGACCAACGCCGGCAACCCTGCCAACATCCTGTTCGACAGCCAGCAGCTCACCTATTTCCATTCTCATTTCCGCACCGACTGGTTTGCCGACCTTAACTATGGTCCTGTAGACCAGGCAGGAAAATCACCGACATATCAGGCAATAGCTGATGCTGCCAAAGGATGGATTGCCCGTGGTGTAGACGGTCTCCGCCTCGATGCCGTGAAGCACATCTACCACAGTGAGACCAGCGAAGAGAATCCTCGCTTCCTGAAAATGTTTTATGAGGACATGAACGCCTATTACAAACAAAAAGGACATACGGACGACTTCTATATGGTAGGCGAAGTGTTGTCGGAATACGATAAAGTAGCTCCTTATTATAAAGGTCTGCCCGCCCTTTTTGAATTTTCTTTCTGGTATCGTCTGGAATGGGGAATCAATAATAGTACCGGATGTTATTTTGCCAAAGATATCCTTTCTTACCAACAGAAATACGCCAACTATCGAAACGACTACATCGAAGCCACGAAACTGAGCAACCACGATGAAGACCGTACATCATCCAAGTTGGGCAAATCCGCTGACAAATGCAAACTGGCAGCCGCCGTTTTGCTCACCTCTGCCGGACATCCCTACATCTATTACGGTGAAGAACTAGGACTTTACGGAACAAAGGATAACGGAGACGAATACGTACGCAGCCCGATGCTATGGGGAGATAGCTACACTACCAACTACACAGACAAGACGGATGCCACCGTTTCGAAAAACGTGAAAACGGTAGCGGAGCAACAAGCTGACACTCATTCACTTCTGAACATATACCTCTCCCTCACCCGATTGCGCAACACCTATCCGGCACTGGCAGAAGGAAGTATGACCAAACATTCCGTCTACAACGAATCGCAAGAGAAAAACTATAAGCCGATTGCCGCCTGGTATATGACCAAGGACAACGAGAAACTGCTTGTCATCCATAATTTCGGCGGAACGGCCATGCAACTTCCACTGACAGACAAGATTGAGAAAGTATTGTTTGTGAATGGCGAGGCGCAACAAAATACAGACAGCGACAGTTACACCCTGAGACTGGGAGGATATGCCTCTGTAGTATTCAAACTGATCAACTAA
- a CDS encoding DUF5115 domain-containing protein translates to MKKHIIYTGMFLAAIGFSACNEDFKDWAAPQSNPQEEAAEQLTATFTAGKDAHIVVDAATTDSVEIARLNSTTAEEGSKIAASSLIINENHTLPFSMTEDHVFKVSLTQLDSVTQEAYKSRANVERELRISINASAVTPSGEGIQLVGNEVSITLQPAATPAPDPEGYYIVGDFTGWNGTDAQPMKKDALNENLYTLEAEIESSSNFKIFPASAIDGNNIDWDKALGSLTDGDTSGDNFVTWTNAGAINTAMEGKIKISFDAFNYRFTVKDNSAPTELYMTGSAYGWGSPAGDPDAWKALVPVNGAKGTFWGIFYFAANDQVKFAPQANWGNDFGFVDAISQESKDLAGLSDEGGNIKVGIAGWYLVYVSVIGDDKAIEFEKPNVYLMGETSYNGWDAQLVEQDLFTTPETADGEFVSPALLKDGAVRICVNPKAVSAGEWWKTEFIIFDGEIAYRGNGGDQATVQGKTGQRVYLNFGNGTGRIE, encoded by the coding sequence ATGAAAAAACATATAATATACACAGGAATGTTTCTGGCAGCAATCGGATTTTCTGCCTGCAACGAAGATTTCAAGGACTGGGCTGCCCCCCAGTCCAATCCCCAAGAAGAGGCTGCGGAACAGTTGACCGCCACTTTCACAGCAGGCAAGGATGCCCATATCGTTGTGGATGCAGCCACAACCGACTCTGTGGAAATTGCCAGGTTGAATTCGACCACAGCCGAAGAGGGCAGCAAAATCGCTGCCAGTTCCTTAATCATAAACGAAAATCACACACTTCCGTTCTCCATGACAGAAGACCATGTGTTTAAAGTATCCTTGACACAACTGGACAGTGTGACGCAGGAAGCCTACAAAAGCCGTGCAAACGTGGAACGTGAGTTGAGAATCTCTATCAATGCTTCTGCCGTAACTCCTTCCGGCGAAGGTATTCAACTGGTGGGCAATGAAGTAAGCATCACCTTGCAGCCTGCCGCAACTCCTGCCCCCGATCCGGAAGGCTACTACATTGTAGGCGATTTCACAGGCTGGAACGGCACCGATGCCCAACCAATGAAGAAAGACGCCCTCAACGAAAACCTGTACACACTCGAAGCCGAAATAGAAAGCAGTTCCAACTTCAAGATTTTCCCTGCATCGGCCATCGATGGAAACAACATAGACTGGGACAAAGCTTTGGGAAGTCTTACCGACGGTGACACCTCGGGCGATAATTTCGTTACCTGGACCAATGCGGGAGCCATCAACACTGCCATGGAGGGTAAAATCAAAATTTCGTTCGATGCCTTCAACTACCGCTTTACGGTGAAAGACAACAGCGCCCCTACCGAACTTTACATGACCGGCAGTGCATACGGATGGGGATCGCCAGCAGGCGACCCGGATGCATGGAAAGCACTTGTTCCGGTCAACGGAGCAAAAGGAACTTTCTGGGGAATCTTCTACTTCGCAGCCAACGACCAAGTGAAATTCGCACCGCAAGCCAACTGGGGCAATGACTTCGGTTTTGTAGATGCTATCTCACAGGAATCCAAAGACCTTGCCGGATTGTCGGACGAGGGCGGCAACATAAAAGTCGGTATAGCCGGCTGGTACTTAGTATACGTCTCCGTTATCGGCGATGACAAAGCGATAGAATTTGAAAAGCCGAATGTGTATCTGATGGGCGAAACCTCATACAACGGTTGGGACGCACAACTGGTAGAACAGGATTTATTTACCACGCCCGAAACGGCCGACGGCGAATTCGTTTCTCCGGCATTGCTGAAAGACGGAGCAGTACGAATCTGCGTAAATCCGAAAGCCGTCTCTGCCGGCGAATGGTGGAAAACTGAGTTTATCATCTTCGACGGAGAAATAGCTTACCGGGGCAACGGCGGCGACCAAGCTACCGTACAAGGCAAGACCGGACAAAGGGTTTATCTGAACTTCGGCAACGGAACAGGACGCATCGAATAA
- a CDS encoding SusF/SusE family outer membrane protein: MKKPFNILLATTFALPLFMACETDTDSNPVLNEPDTFTLNTPAYAANNVYDLKNAKSVELTCCQPDYGFPAATTYKVHASFDQEFTEATEEAKANYTELETIHSTARMNVNASELNNALLDLWTAVNGEQAELPAQPIAVYIRLKANISGSNKGECVSNVIGLPNVLISKSTGSLAPPKTMFIVGSMLDAAWKVWKPMAGVYGMDGQFYSMIYFDANSEFKFGTKENEYIGINDNRVTVADKAGAGISGNDNFVVENAGWYLFYVKAVAKGDDYQFTITFYPAEVYLFGSTTGDSWAFTDEWKFAVPATKDGNFVSPAMTASGEVRMCFKTDLDWWRTEFTLHDGEIFYRDFNLINSWTEKGDGYAIQGAAGDVIELNFTAGTGEKK, from the coding sequence ATGAAGAAACCATTCAATATATTACTGGCAACCACGTTTGCATTGCCTTTATTCATGGCGTGCGAAACAGATACTGACAGCAATCCTGTCTTGAACGAACCCGATACATTTACACTCAATACGCCCGCCTATGCGGCCAACAACGTATACGACCTGAAGAATGCCAAAAGCGTGGAGCTAACCTGTTGCCAACCCGACTACGGTTTTCCGGCAGCTACAACCTACAAAGTGCACGCTTCCTTCGACCAAGAATTCACGGAAGCAACAGAGGAGGCTAAAGCCAACTATACGGAACTGGAAACCATCCACTCTACCGCAAGAATGAATGTAAATGCTTCCGAACTCAACAATGCACTTCTCGATTTGTGGACAGCCGTGAACGGAGAGCAGGCCGAACTGCCTGCCCAACCGATAGCCGTATATATACGACTGAAAGCCAACATCAGCGGCAGCAACAAAGGCGAATGCGTATCCAATGTCATCGGATTGCCCAATGTTTTGATTTCCAAAAGCACCGGTTCGTTGGCACCTCCCAAAACCATGTTCATCGTAGGCTCTATGCTGGATGCCGCCTGGAAAGTATGGAAACCGATGGCAGGAGTCTACGGCATGGACGGACAGTTCTACTCAATGATTTATTTCGATGCCAACTCCGAGTTCAAGTTTGGAACAAAGGAAAACGAGTATATCGGTATTAACGACAACCGCGTGACAGTGGCCGACAAAGCCGGAGCGGGAATCAGCGGCAACGACAACTTCGTCGTCGAAAATGCCGGATGGTACCTCTTCTATGTCAAAGCTGTTGCCAAAGGAGATGACTATCAGTTTACCATCACCTTCTATCCGGCTGAAGTATATTTGTTCGGAAGCACAACCGGCGATTCGTGGGCATTCACCGACGAATGGAAGTTTGCGGTTCCCGCTACCAAAGACGGCAACTTCGTATCTCCTGCCATGACTGCAAGCGGAGAAGTACGTATGTGCTTCAAAACCGACCTCGACTGGTGGAGAACCGAATTCACACTCCACGACGGTGAAATCTTCTACCGCGATTTCAACCTCATCAACAGTTGGACAGAGAAGGGAGACGGCTACGCTATACAGGGGGCAGCCGGCGACGTGATAGAACTGAACTTCACAGCAGGTACGGGAGAAAAAAAGTAA
- the susD gene encoding starch-binding outer membrane lipoprotein SusD, with translation MKTKYIKQLFSAALIATLSLGATSCINDLDISPIDPQADSNFDQQGVFVKGYAMLGVTGQKGIAGSPDLDGQDEGESGFYRTTFNCNELPSDECLWAWQDNQDIPQFTNINWNSSSQRTEWVYVRLGYNITQYNFFLDQTEGKTDEETLRQRAEIRFLRALHYWYFLDLFGKAPFKEHFDNELPVEKKGTELYAYIQNELNEIENNMYEPRQAPFGRADKAANWLLRARLYLNAGVYTGQPDYAKAEEYAAKVIGSGYELCDNYAELFMADNDENANAMKEIILPIRQDGVKTRNYGGATYLICGTRIAGMPRMGTTNGWSCIFARAAMVQKFFPDLTKVPMLPDDVEIPTTGLNTDEQIDAFDAQYKLRTADIIQAAGDDRAMLYSGVGGGRRTLQTDAITGFTNGLSIVKWQNYRSDGKPVSHTEYPDTDIPLFRLAEAYLTRAEALFRQGKDAKSDINVLRSRANCTRMVQTVTEQELIDEWAREFYLEGRRRSDLIRFGMFTTNKYVWDWKGGAINGTPVSSHYNVFPIPVSDLNNNPNMSQNPNY, from the coding sequence ATGAAAACAAAATATATAAAACAACTATTTTCTGCTGCACTGATTGCCACCCTCTCCTTAGGAGCAACGTCATGCATCAACGATTTGGATATCAGCCCTATCGACCCTCAGGCAGATAGTAACTTCGACCAACAAGGAGTATTTGTAAAGGGATATGCCATGCTGGGAGTAACCGGCCAAAAGGGTATTGCCGGCTCTCCCGACCTTGACGGACAGGATGAGGGTGAATCCGGTTTTTACCGTACAACTTTCAACTGCAACGAACTGCCCTCTGACGAATGTCTTTGGGCATGGCAAGACAACCAAGACATTCCACAGTTTACAAACATCAACTGGAACTCTTCCAGCCAACGCACAGAATGGGTATATGTTCGCTTGGGATACAATATCACGCAGTATAACTTCTTCCTGGACCAAACGGAAGGGAAAACAGACGAAGAGACGTTACGCCAACGCGCGGAAATACGTTTTCTGCGTGCCTTGCACTACTGGTACTTTCTCGATTTGTTTGGAAAAGCACCGTTCAAAGAACATTTCGACAACGAGTTGCCTGTCGAAAAGAAAGGTACCGAACTCTATGCCTATATTCAAAACGAGCTGAATGAGATTGAAAACAATATGTACGAACCGCGCCAAGCACCTTTTGGTCGCGCCGACAAAGCAGCCAACTGGCTACTCCGTGCACGACTATACCTGAACGCAGGTGTATATACCGGACAGCCCGATTATGCAAAGGCGGAAGAATATGCCGCCAAAGTAATCGGTTCAGGATATGAATTGTGCGACAACTATGCCGAACTATTCATGGCAGACAATGATGAGAACGCAAATGCCATGAAAGAAATCATCCTGCCCATCCGCCAGGACGGCGTGAAAACACGCAACTACGGAGGCGCTACTTATTTGATTTGCGGTACGCGCATTGCCGGTATGCCCCGCATGGGAACCACCAACGGATGGTCGTGTATCTTTGCCCGTGCAGCAATGGTGCAGAAATTCTTCCCCGATCTGACCAAAGTACCTATGTTGCCCGACGATGTGGAAATTCCGACCACAGGACTGAATACGGACGAACAAATTGACGCCTTCGATGCTCAATACAAACTCAGAACGGCAGACATTATCCAAGCTGCGGGCGACGACCGTGCCATGCTGTATTCAGGCGTGGGAGGCGGCAGACGTACGCTTCAGACAGATGCCATCACAGGATTCACCAACGGATTGTCTATTGTCAAATGGCAGAATTACCGCTCGGACGGCAAACCCGTAAGCCACACCGAATATCCCGACACCGACATCCCGCTGTTCCGCCTGGCAGAAGCCTACCTGACACGTGCCGAAGCTCTCTTCCGCCAAGGCAAAGACGCGAAAAGTGATATTAATGTGCTTCGTTCGCGCGCCAACTGCACAAGAATGGTACAGACTGTGACAGAACAGGAACTTATCGACGAATGGGCACGTGAGTTTTATTTGGAAGGCCGCCGTCGTTCCGACCTCATTCGCTTCGGTATGTTCACAACAAACAAATACGTTTGGGACTGGAAAGGGGGAGCAATAAACGGAACACCTGTTTCTTCGCACTACAACGTGTTCCCGATTCCGGTATCAGACTTGAACAACAACCCGAATATGTCACAAAACCCCAATTATTAA
- a CDS encoding SusC/RagA family TonB-linked outer membrane protein — translation MKKNLRLKALLVLLIGLFLSIGAFAQQIAVKGHVKDTTGEPVIGANVLVKGTTNGTITDFDGNFILNAPKDAILSVSFVGYQTAEVKAAASVIVTLQDDSQLLNDVVVIGYGQVKKNDMTGSVMAIKPDELSKGITTNAQDMLSGKIAGVSVISNDGTPGGGAQIRIRGGSSLNASNDPLIVIDGLAIDNEGIKGMANGLSMVNPADIETLTVLKDASATAIYGSRASNGVIIITTKKGKNGQAPSVNYNGSVSFSKTQKRYDVLSGDEYRAYATQLWGEKLPAALGTDSTDWQDEIFRTAVSTDHHVSINGGFKNLPYRVSLGYTNDNGIVKTSNFQRFTASVNLAPSFFNDHLKFNINAKYMNGKNRYADTGAAIGGALAIDPTRPVYSTDEPYRFTDGYWQNTNSASNFSDPDWKYTVNPNSPQNPLAALNLKNDKSNSNDFVGNVDVDYKFHFLPDLHIHASIGGEYAEGTQATNVSPYSYSNNYYGWNGAATQYKYNLSYNIYAQYFKSVGANDFDLMVGGEEQHFHRNGFDEGQGWDPYTQEAHDASLRSQTAYATRNTLVSYFGRLNYSLLNRYLFTFTMRWDGSSRFSENNRWGTFPSLALGWKIKEEKFLRDVNVLSDLKLRLGWGITGQQNIGEDFAYLPLYITNNEYAQYPFGDIYHSTSRPKAFNKDLKWEKTTTWNAGLDVGFLNGRITGAIDGYFRQTNDLLNSVKIPVGTNFNAQMTQNIGSLENYGMEFSVNAKPIVTKDFTWDLSYNVTWNHNEITKLTGGDDSDYYVETGDKISKGNNNKVQVHKVGYAASSFYVYQQVYDENGKPIENMFVDRNGDGIINSSDKYIYKKPAADVLMGLTSKMLYKNFDFSFSLRASLNNYVYYDFLSNKANISTSGLYQNNAYSNTTAEAIALGFTGQGEYYMSDYFIRNASFVRCDNITLGYSFQNLCKSQAYKGINGRIYATVQNPFIISKYKGLDPEVKSGIDANPYPRAMTFLLGLNLQF, via the coding sequence ATGAAAAAGAACTTAAGACTAAAAGCCCTGCTCGTATTATTGATAGGACTCTTCCTTTCCATTGGAGCGTTTGCACAGCAGATAGCTGTCAAAGGGCACGTGAAAGACACAACGGGCGAACCTGTCATTGGTGCCAATGTATTGGTGAAAGGTACAACCAACGGAACAATAACCGATTTCGACGGTAACTTTATACTGAATGCGCCGAAAGACGCCATTCTTTCCGTCTCATTCGTCGGTTACCAAACTGCGGAGGTGAAAGCAGCTGCCTCCGTCATTGTGACATTGCAAGATGACAGCCAATTGCTGAACGATGTGGTTGTCATCGGCTACGGTCAAGTGAAAAAAAACGATATGACCGGCTCGGTTATGGCTATCAAGCCCGATGAACTAAGTAAAGGTATCACCACCAATGCCCAGGACATGTTATCGGGTAAAATTGCCGGTGTCAGCGTAATCTCTAACGACGGTACGCCGGGCGGCGGCGCGCAAATACGCATCCGCGGCGGTTCTTCATTGAATGCGAGCAACGATCCGTTGATTGTTATTGACGGTTTGGCTATCGACAATGAAGGTATCAAGGGAATGGCAAACGGTTTGTCAATGGTCAATCCGGCAGATATCGAAACACTTACCGTATTGAAAGATGCCTCTGCAACTGCCATCTACGGTTCGCGTGCTTCCAACGGTGTTATCATCATCACCACCAAGAAAGGAAAGAACGGACAGGCACCCAGCGTAAACTATAACGGTTCCGTATCTTTCTCCAAGACTCAAAAGCGATATGATGTACTGAGCGGTGACGAGTACCGTGCTTATGCTACTCAATTATGGGGCGAGAAACTGCCGGCAGCTTTAGGAACCGACAGCACAGACTGGCAGGATGAAATATTCCGCACAGCAGTCAGCACCGACCATCATGTCTCTATCAACGGAGGATTCAAGAACCTGCCTTACCGCGTGTCCTTAGGTTACACCAACGACAACGGTATCGTGAAAACGTCCAACTTCCAACGCTTTACGGCTTCCGTAAACTTGGCACCTTCTTTCTTCAACGATCATCTGAAGTTCAATATCAACGCCAAATACATGAACGGAAAGAACCGCTATGCCGACACCGGTGCTGCCATCGGAGGAGCATTGGCCATCGACCCTACCCGCCCGGTTTACTCTACCGACGAGCCTTATCGGTTTACAGACGGCTATTGGCAAAACACCAATTCGGCAAGCAACTTTAGCGACCCGGACTGGAAATATACAGTAAACCCGAACTCTCCTCAGAATCCACTGGCTGCTCTGAACCTTAAGAACGACAAGAGCAACAGCAACGATTTCGTAGGAAACGTGGATGTAGACTACAAATTCCATTTCCTGCCCGACCTTCATATTCATGCAAGCATAGGTGGTGAATATGCAGAAGGTACTCAAGCCACCAATGTATCTCCCTACTCGTATTCCAACAATTATTATGGATGGAACGGGGCTGCCACTCAATATAAATACAACCTCTCTTACAACATATACGCACAATATTTCAAATCAGTGGGTGCAAACGATTTCGACCTGATGGTCGGTGGCGAAGAACAGCATTTCCACCGCAACGGATTTGATGAAGGACAAGGTTGGGACCCATATACTCAGGAAGCACATGATGCAAGCCTGCGCAGCCAAACCGCTTACGCCACCAGAAACACATTGGTTTCTTACTTCGGACGTCTGAACTACTCACTGTTGAACCGTTATTTATTCACATTCACCATGCGCTGGGATGGTTCGTCACGTTTTTCAGAAAACAACCGCTGGGGAACATTCCCGTCATTGGCATTGGGATGGAAAATAAAGGAAGAGAAATTTTTGAGAGACGTAAATGTCCTTTCCGATTTGAAGCTGCGTTTAGGATGGGGTATCACCGGACAGCAGAATATCGGCGAAGACTTTGCCTACCTGCCCTTGTATATCACCAATAACGAATATGCCCAATATCCGTTTGGCGACATCTACCATTCCACTTCACGCCCGAAGGCCTTCAACAAAGATTTGAAATGGGAAAAGACCACGACATGGAACGCCGGCTTGGATGTAGGATTCCTGAATGGAAGAATTACTGGTGCCATCGACGGTTACTTCCGCCAAACAAACGATTTGCTGAATAGCGTAAAGATTCCTGTAGGCACCAACTTCAACGCCCAAATGACACAGAACATCGGTTCTTTGGAAAACTACGGTATGGAATTCTCGGTCAACGCCAAACCCATCGTAACCAAAGACTTTACCTGGGATTTGAGTTATAACGTGACATGGAACCACAATGAAATCACCAAACTGACAGGAGGCGACGACAGCGACTATTACGTAGAAACAGGAGACAAGATTTCCAAAGGAAACAATAACAAAGTGCAAGTGCATAAAGTAGGATATGCTGCCAGCTCTTTCTATGTCTACCAACAGGTATACGACGAAAACGGCAAACCTATTGAGAATATGTTTGTAGACCGCAACGGAGACGGCATCATAAACAGCTCGGATAAGTATATCTACAAGAAACCGGCCGCCGACGTACTGATGGGACTGACCTCTAAAATGTTGTACAAAAACTTCGATTTCAGTTTCTCCTTGCGCGCCAGCCTCAACAACTATGTATATTATGATTTCCTGAGCAACAAAGCCAACATAAGTACTTCGGGATTGTATCAAAACAATGCTTACAGCAACACTACTGCCGAAGCCATCGCACTGGGTTTCACCGGACAAGGCGAATATTACATGAGCGATTATTTTATACGCAATGCTTCATTTGTCCGTTGTGACAACATCACATTGGGCTATTCTTTCCAAAATCTGTGTAAGAGCCAAGCATATAAAGGAATCAACGGACGTATATACGCTACGGTACAGAATCCGTTCATCATCAGTAAATACAAAGGGCTCGATCCTGAGGTGAAGAGTGGCATCGACGCCAATCCATATCCAAGAGCCATGACTTTCTTATTAGGTTTAAACCTGCAATTCTAA